The genomic interval tcctctccgatgactccagataatcgatccgtctctcgacgtccctgattcttgtaaccaactcagagaattttgtttccatcgcagtaatcgatcgacgtattacagcaagatcctctaagtcagcaacaacttttgtcagcatcacagacatgctcgccagttggcattgaatttctcctgccgcaccatccaaactgagtccctgatCTGCAGGCCTATCTGAGGTATAAGCTTGAgcatgtaaatgtcttttaatatctccagagcccgaggattttgaattctttgccatgttgacttcaaagaacagatatgtagcagggtgtatcgaatctcaccagtttatgacataaaaataattaaaaactagcaaagtgcgcagagctcgctgttcacacgtccgctcctcgcatggcgtcacgtgaatcCATACACATATTCTTCTAAGTGTTTATACCCTGGTACATCTTAGGGTATGACGTTACGAAGTGTGGCATGATGGGACTTTGTTCCCCAAAGCGTTTCACTgtaatgtcgagtgaactgaattgatAGGGAATGTCTCCGGTTACTCCTGAGATGATGGGAAAGAGACATTGCAAAAattggccgcactactacttcagagtttcgaggTACGAGTGATACGTTCTTGTCCTtaagtcagaaaattctgaagaaatggtgaatGAGCGCcagcttatatagggcaaatgcatgcctaaaagggcggggctcaaacaccattgccaatcatgaGATTGGCATTGTGATACAAAGGCTTCAACTAGGTGgtggaaaaggaattccccaaagcgtTTCACTGCAATGTCTCAtttccttcatctcagggaaccaagattACATGAGTAAATGGAGACGTTTCTTACCGCATCAGTGAGAGGATGCCAGGGGGCACCTTTGGCGTCATCATGCAGACGCGGATGGCTTCTGCACAGGTGTCCAAATTGGACGCTTAGGGAATTAGAACGGGTTGTCATTTAATGTTTGTCTGTGGCTCTTGGAAACTATACAGAATTAaacttctctttctttttttaatttcttctTCCATttctagaggtctgcaacctgacccgggCCTGACAGGACCCAAGAACCCAACGGGTTTAGGGCCagtttcgggtcagtttttcaagtaggacttcgggttcgggttttgaaaaaacaaacaggcttaccgaacttgtttcgtgcacgcgctctcactcacagacacgtgtgaacggacgagttaggggccgttcgcaccgaatgtgtttttgcacgcatctgttctgttttcccattgtttaatcacatgctggatgaatgtctttgacatttatacTGCGTCTCGCACAGGAccagcatattttaaacaccatgtcaagttaaaaagaacttcaaattatCAAAAAcccatgttgagacacctgcgctctgtttcactCTTTGctctgcatctagattgtttttagcgcagttgtcacaaagattcaacaatctgaacaagttcaggctgcatagaggggactgttgcattgtttcataatATTCCAGagtgttctgcaccaagtgaagtttcagcaaataaatggtaatcaatgcttttttcccttttccctagtgtactaaggggttgccgtgccttgttaaaactgtgtatgtttactgtttcaggactgttacaaatgttgcctatatgcttacataaaatacagcctattgcaacagtacttgctaggagaagaaattagatagtaagcgatttcaggtcgggtttgggcttaaaatctgatggtgttgttcgggccgggtagggtcgggcctCACGATCTCGGGTACAGGTCGggttcaggtttcattttaaggcccatgcagacctctatcCCTTTCCCATTTTCTATGGTCTGTTTCTCTTTAGCGGAACAAGAGTTGTGGAAATCAGCATTGTATATTGCTCTGTGCTGGGGTGTGGGAGCAGACCAACCCTGCAGGTGGTGAAAGGAATTTTCTAGCAGCAAGCTCGAGTTTCACCATGATCTGTTTGTAGTGGAGATATGACATTATGGCAGAACTAAAGTCTAATATTGGTGCTGCCAGTATTAAACTTGTAGCTCTTCCCTGTCTTTTCTGTCCATTTCCTTTTATTGTGATGTAATGTGCAGGTGAACTGATCTAAAATTTGTGTCCATCTCATAGGAAGTTCACAGACCTCTTTTTATAATCTATTCAAGGCTCACTTTGTCATTCTGCATTTATAAGGGTGTATCGGAgagaattaaatataattttaaagaaaggcCGAAGGTGAAAAGGTGCACTTACAGTATGTGCAATTTATGAGACAATATTGTCATTTTGAGTCATAATGAGGATGATTGTGAAATTCTTCTCATTTAAGAGGgtaaagtatgtttttataatctgTTCAAGGTTCACTTTGTCATACAGCATTTACATAGATGTATCATAGAGAATGAAATATAATTATACAGATGGGCCGACGGTTTCACAAAGGTGGAAAGGTACACATAATGTATATGTAATTTATGATACAATACTGTCATTTTGAATCGTAATGAGTACGTAACAGTGAGTAAATCTTTAAGGGGGTTGATGTGTGTTCGCAGGTCAATCTTATGGTAATGATGGCACATTCAGCTGTAAGTGTGCAACCAGCCATGATAGTTACCGCTGACAATGTGAAGCAAAACCAGTGGAGCAGTGGAGTGTGTGACTGTTGCGAAGACATGAGCATCTGTGAGTGTACACATAAGGGGTGGAAAGAGGGAAGAAACTAAGAAATAGACTGATGTttgtatatttgtaaaataaaaaaagtcataatgaTGCATGATCCAGTGAGGAGAAATGATCTCCTCTCGAACTACAACAATTACATGTGTTTACAAGTAACACATTATGGCATGTGTCAAACATCTGACAGCTTTGTTCCTGTTTCTGGCAGGTTGCTGTGGTTTGTGGTGTCCTTGCTACCTAATGTGTAAGACCAGTGAGGATTTTGGAGAGTGTTTCTGTCTCCCCCTGCTGGAGATGTGCTTTTTTGGCTACGCAAATCCTATTACTCTCTCCATGAGGAGCACAATGAGAGAGAGGTACCACATTAAGGTATGTACAGCATGAGAGTACTGTGCCACGacaactgttaaaaaaaatttcagggaGTTATCAACATATACAATTATGATGGTGTTTTAgtggcatgtcaaaataaaaaaatctatgatTTTGTGAATAAATCTCTCTATTCTTTAAGGGCTCACTAGCATGTGACTGCTGTGTGGTGACCTTTTGCACTATGTGCGTCTGGTGTCAAATGGCGAGAGAGCTAAAGGCTCGAAAGCACTCTGCAGTGGTCATTAATCCTGCTGTCAATGCAGCATACCAACAGCCATAAGCTTTTAACCAGCCAACACAAGCTGTCAAAATGGCCTACCAGTCAAATTACCCCATCAGTGCTCCCTATTAATCACTGCATTGCACATGCACAAATCTGGTTTAAAATCAAGTTCCCAAATAAGCAAATCAACCTTAATTTACATAATATGTTGAATTTATGTAGTGCTCAAGAAATCTGTCCTTATTTCATCTGAATATTTATACTTCTCTTTGTAactatgacataatttttattgaaCAACTCAATCATCAATAACAAATTCTTATTTTAGCACTTTCCTCTATAGACTGATTGCCAAATgttctttataaatatatattttttaatcatttatatttcaaataaaattatatgaaAAACTGGTAAACGCTtcctattttattaaataaatatttccttAAAACTATGTTTGTCtcctatttatttatgcatttcataattgtgacCAGGCCTGGCTCCACAGGGGGGCCTAGGTGGGTCTGGCCAACCCAAACATGAGCTTGACCCACCTTCACAACCACACCCACCCCTCCGACTTTTCAGCCCCACTTGGAGAGTCCTATGGCAATTACATATCTTAGCATGTGTGAAaccaatatttaaacaaaaaagatTGTGGAGCAACACTGGACCACACGgaaccaaaacttaacagaacagagTGCCACATGGTACACTAGAAACTGcagatcagataaatgcatgtgaagtttatactagctagctcgctatttttcccaactgtgatgaaactaaacaaaatataaatatgtcggACATAAATAAGCCAGAGTATGAAGAATGCCatctctaaaatctgttgtttgggagcattatggTTTGCAGTAAATTACAGTAATACTGGGCAACGTGTAGTGAAAAGGATGAAGGCTGTGCGTCGGCTCTGTTTCACTGAATTCGGGTATGTCTCAAGAAGCACATTTTACATGTCTCTTCAGCTTACGggagcaaagcataaacagcctgtgcaagttagtctcACCATGGCGTTCAAGCAGCCTCTCGCTGCAAGCTCAGACAGAGCTAAATCGATaacggcaccaacaatcatccatgcgattatctaatcagccaatcatgtggcagcagtgcataaaatcatgcagatacaggtcacgagctttagttaatgttcacatcaaccatcagaatgggggaaaaaatgtgatctcagtgatttggaccgtggcttgattgttggtgccaaacgagctggtttgagtatttctgtaactgttgatctcctgggattttcacacacaacattctctagaatttactccgaatggtgccaaaaacaaaaaacatccagtgagggacagttctgtggacggaaatgccttgttgatgggagaggtcaacagagaatggccagacaggttcgaactgacaaagtctatggtaactcagataactgctctgtacaattgtggtgagaagaatagcatctcagaatgctattctgagattcaggttggcgctgttttggcagcatgagggggacctatacaatattaggcaggtgattttaatgttgtggctgaatgatgtgtgtatacatacatacatacatacatatatatatatatatatatatatatatatatatatatatatatatatatatatacatatatatacatatatatatatatatatatatatatatatatatatatatatatatacatatatatatatatatatatatatatatatatatatatatatatatatatatatatatatatatatatatatatatatatatatatatatatatatacatatatatatatatatatatatatatatatatacatatatatatatatatatatatatatatatatatatatatatatatacatacacacacacacacacatgtgtatgtaaaaattatatttacatatatataatataagcctataaatattaataataatatatatatatatatatatatatatatatatatatatatacacatacagttgtgctcaaaagtttgcataccctggcagaaattttgcaGCATTGATTGTGAAAAtaagactgatcatgcaaaaaactgtcttttatttaagaatagtgatcatatgaagccatttattatcacatagttgtttggctcctttttaaatcataatggtaacagaaatcacccaaatggccctgatcaaaagtttacatacccttgaatgtttggccttgttacagacacacaaggtgacacacacaggtttaaatgtcaattaaagtttaatttcccacacctgtggctttttaaattgcaattagtgtctgtgtataaatagtcaatgagtttgttagctctcacgtggatgcactgagcaggctagatactgagccatggggagcagaaaagaactgtcaaaagacctgcgtaacaaggtaatggaactttataaagatggaaaaggatataaaaagatatccaaagccttgaaaatgccaggcagtactgttcaatcacttattaagaagtggaaaattcggggatctcttgataccaagccaaggtcaggtagaccaagaaagatttcagccacaactgccagaagaattgttcgggatacaaagaaaaacccacaggtaacctcaggagaaatacaggctgctccggaaaaagacggtgtggttatttcaaggagcacaatacgacgatacttgaacaaaaatgagctgcatggttgagttgctagaaagaagcctttactgcgccaatgccacaaaaaagcccagttacaatatgcccgacaacaccttgacacgcttcacagcttctggcacactgtcatttggagtgacgagaccaaaatagagctttatggtcacaaccataagcgctatgtttggagaggggtcaacaaggcctatagtgaaaagaataccagccctactgtgaagcatggtggtggatcattgaagttttgggggtgtgtgagctcttaaGGCATGGGGAATCATGTGAAAATtgatggaaagatgaatgcagcatgttatcagaaaatactggcagacaatttgcattcttctgcacgaaagctgcacatgggtcgctcttggactttccagcatgacaatgaccctgagcacaaggccaagttgactctccagtggttacagcagaaaaaggtgaaggttctggagtggccatcacagtctcctgaccttaatatcatcgagccactcttgggtgatctcaaacgtgcagttcatgcatgacgaccaaagactttgcatgacctggaggcattttgcaaagacgaatgggcagctataccacctgcaagaagttggggcctcatagacaactattacaaaagactgcacgctgtcattgatgcattATGtatctaagacttttgcacagtactgtatattagtcaaatataataataataaagaatattattaatattaattcatattaatattattataagtaataaattactatgtatttattaatgacagcaagcactgtccttcataaatacattggagtgagtaagccatttggtgtttctgatgtgagtggattgactcactgaacatacactcaacagtctgaggaagctgggcgccatttttgtttctgtttgttttggttccgcctagtggctggagtttgttttatggaataacACTTCTCCTTCAAGAAACCTTTGCATTGATGGAGGATCGTTTTTGCACTGGGGTTCCCGGTCAGCTTGAGAGTGGATTCtggggatggctgcaaaatatctacatgcccacacaaaggatgtcttttataaagttgatggactgagtaagtcatggtatatttttttatgcggcctccgattgaatttgactcttgaccatctgaggaacggggatgcatgttttgtttctttttgtgatggttccgcctagcggctggagtttgttttgtggaataacactgcttcgggacagttgtggatgaatctgttcattccttgtgcttatgcctcctattggctggagtttgttttgtggagtgtttttgcaggacattggaatgattatgtcatctgctgtactcataaacagctggctcactgaacacttgtttgtctgtctgtctgaggaaactgaatggctttatatcagttggagtttgttttgtggaggaacacaccttcgaggcatttctgtgaatgaatctacacgttctttgtgtttattctgcctattggctgaggtttgttttacaaagtattttctgttatttagttttgccttacaaaatttgtgcagaagcaccggacttgagcaatccaatggcaaagttgtcgcgggggctctcgtaggcatacgtggaccttttgagtttagagggattgacgccggttggtgctgtcgtgtgcggggttaatgcgctcgtttttcttttttctgtttgtttggttctgggggaagttcggggtttgattgttgcactaatgttggcatgtggtctgtataatcttgtttttgacacaatttattttgtctattatatcaaaatgtcaaatgttaatatgactgggtaatctttctccacatggaatgtgaatgggttggggcaccccataaaaaaagaaggttatttcttttcttaagcgtaagaaatgtgatatagtgtttctttaagaaacacatttttcctcacaggaagctgaaaaatctgggaagatatggg from Myxocyprinus asiaticus isolate MX2 ecotype Aquarium Trade chromosome 1, UBuf_Myxa_2, whole genome shotgun sequence carries:
- the LOC127442932 gene encoding cornifelin homolog; this encodes MVMMAHSAVSVQPAMIVTADNVKQNQWSSGVCDCCEDMSICCCGLWCPCYLMCKTSEDFGECFCLPLLEMCFFGYANPITLSMRSTMRERYHIKGSLACDCCVVTFCTMCVWCQMARELKARKHSAVVINPAVNAAYQQP